In the genome of Hemicordylus capensis ecotype Gifberg chromosome 10, rHemCap1.1.pri, whole genome shotgun sequence, the window CCCCGGCGCAACTTCTTCTTCAAGGGGGCAGCTGAGTGTCACTCTACCCTTTTGCTTTCTCTAGGCCCGCCCCTTTCCCCGCCTCTTCAGCCAATCAGGAGGCGGGGCGGCCTCTTGCCGCTTGCGGACGAATCTCCGCCCGGCATTTGGGCGGGGGGGCCGAGCGGGGCAGAGACGTGGCGGTGGCCGCAGCTGGACCACGGACCGGACGGGAGCCGAGCCATGACCCGTGAGCCCGccaggcccccacccccccactccgCCCGGGCTCGGGAGGTGGCGGGACTGCTGGGAGTGCACGTGTGAATGAGACCCGTGTCGGCTCGGGCAGGGGGCATGCGGGCGGGGCGCGCTCCTCCGACGAGCCCTGCCTGGCCCGCTGACGCGGCGGCTCTGCTCTGCCTCGGCAGGTGGCAACCAGCGCGAACTGGCGCGCAGCAAGAAGATGAAGAAGCAGACCGACTCCTCCAAGGGGAAGCGCCGGGACGACGGGCTCTCCGCCGCTGCCCGCAAGCAGAGGTGAGCCGGGGCccga includes:
- the SERF2 gene encoding small EDRK-rich factor 2 — protein: MTRGNQRELARSKKMKKQTDSSKGKRRDDGLSAAARKQRDSEIMQQKQKAASEKKEPPQPQ